From a region of the Chitinophaga caseinilytica genome:
- a CDS encoding PKD domain-containing protein, with protein sequence MKIFALSIAWLLTSLVSLAQHVYPIKADSVRIYNTKDTAELILENHTQRVNGFLSNKGRGRTEFRRIQLASVGDTALALSDQDSLSIRDILWKGGLTHDLTITPDADYTIPRNVGIILLRNPTAGRKINLPPPAANLNREIVLLDKSTGNHRWTVNGAFVTREALGNPPYATQNNVVIGKGDRIHLFSDGSKWYDLSTCTPGSNLPPQANAGRDTSLPATVTQTTLNGTVTPGSSNTFTTTWRIISQPPGSSAQLADSTKASTTLTGLSGGVYVLVFTAKDHLGLTGTDTIRITMVNPSQMYSSGGYNDNVYDSATGRKTWIYLPDGYDPQRAEKYPMIIYLCGMGENGTDVNLILQPTAGLPKLLYDRAFPMESIVIIPQLTEGWWTTAIIKKAYNWAVQNYNVDLQRVYTTGLSTGGNGASMMAYDFPQLIAGFMPIASVESNVQQNGPVVKDIPAFFLNNINDPYIDEQLAFDCINSINSANPKGLYPPILKLVRTGDHGPTVWNNNVYDKRFAPFDFEQDFFLMHSKNPEYSATKYVERSEGSMDIVDYGRAKILLDKLPASAAKTALQQRLQNRLLALTENDRYFTIDPGVSANPALPNSNKVTSAAPGTITAGLTDIKGAASAIRFEVLSAADPVMVNDGLDHDYMGFDRSAYKDGINITGTGAQFRLHDLKPNASYDIYFFHSRKQRKNGPETPFRATANGESGLSGENAWNGLDYLAIANVVPDANGKIDLTLLPTNDTATVNVMMLKEKPGLQPGTKAKFNFCRTPVNLPGWTDVNGDPTANVQEFTDAATGWAVNTVSTSAWKRYFEIYAVDNEGMLTGTFGEFPVDVVRSNFINFQLKFTGNNYNLEVGRPGGQGLPAGNYRIKVMSSVRSEINNLNRGELNVKFGNGGNQLQYMYPKDNVNVSVVFTGYVQEGGTIKIGVHSYLNWSDFALINGLIVEKID encoded by the coding sequence GTGAAAATATTCGCCTTATCCATTGCCTGGCTGTTAACCAGCCTCGTGTCCCTCGCGCAGCACGTCTACCCCATAAAGGCAGACAGCGTCCGGATATACAACACAAAGGATACCGCCGAGCTCATCCTGGAAAACCACACCCAGCGAGTGAACGGATTCCTTTCCAATAAAGGCCGCGGCCGCACCGAATTCCGGCGCATCCAGCTCGCATCCGTGGGAGACACCGCCCTGGCGCTCAGCGACCAGGACAGCCTCTCCATCCGCGACATCCTCTGGAAGGGCGGGCTCACGCACGATCTCACCATCACCCCCGACGCGGATTACACCATCCCACGGAACGTAGGGATCATCCTGCTCCGCAACCCCACCGCCGGCCGGAAAATCAACCTGCCCCCGCCCGCCGCCAACCTCAACCGGGAAATCGTACTGCTCGATAAATCCACCGGGAACCACCGGTGGACGGTCAACGGCGCTTTCGTTACCCGTGAGGCCCTGGGGAACCCTCCTTATGCTACGCAAAACAATGTGGTCATCGGTAAAGGCGACCGGATCCACCTGTTTTCCGACGGCAGCAAATGGTACGACCTCAGCACCTGCACACCCGGATCCAACCTGCCCCCGCAGGCCAATGCCGGTCGAGATACCTCACTGCCGGCAACCGTCACCCAAACTACGCTCAACGGCACCGTAACCCCCGGTTCCAGCAATACCTTCACCACCACCTGGCGCATCATCAGCCAGCCCCCCGGCAGCTCAGCGCAACTGGCAGACAGTACCAAAGCTTCCACCACGCTCACCGGCCTGTCTGGCGGCGTGTACGTCCTCGTCTTCACCGCAAAAGACCATCTCGGCCTCACCGGTACAGACACCATCCGCATCACCATGGTCAACCCGTCGCAGATGTACTCGTCTGGCGGGTACAACGATAACGTCTACGATTCCGCGACCGGCCGCAAAACCTGGATCTACCTGCCCGATGGTTACGATCCGCAGCGCGCCGAAAAATATCCCATGATCATCTATCTCTGCGGCATGGGCGAAAACGGGACAGACGTCAACCTCATCCTCCAACCCACCGCCGGATTGCCCAAACTGCTGTACGACCGCGCATTCCCCATGGAATCCATCGTCATTATCCCGCAACTGACGGAAGGCTGGTGGACCACCGCCATCATCAAAAAAGCATACAATTGGGCCGTACAGAATTATAATGTAGACCTGCAACGGGTGTACACCACCGGCCTTTCCACCGGCGGCAACGGCGCCAGCATGATGGCCTACGATTTCCCGCAACTCATCGCCGGCTTTATGCCGATCGCCAGCGTGGAATCAAACGTGCAGCAAAACGGGCCCGTCGTGAAAGATATTCCCGCTTTCTTCCTCAATAATATCAACGATCCGTATATCGACGAGCAACTCGCGTTCGATTGTATCAACAGCATCAACAGCGCCAATCCCAAAGGCCTTTACCCGCCCATCCTGAAACTGGTGAGAACGGGCGATCATGGCCCCACGGTCTGGAACAATAACGTGTACGACAAACGCTTCGCACCATTCGATTTCGAGCAGGATTTCTTCCTCATGCACAGCAAAAATCCCGAATACTCCGCCACGAAATATGTGGAAAGATCGGAGGGGTCGATGGACATCGTGGATTATGGAAGGGCGAAAATTCTGCTGGACAAATTGCCCGCCAGCGCCGCGAAAACCGCCCTGCAACAGCGTTTGCAGAACAGGCTCCTGGCGCTCACGGAAAACGACCGCTATTTCACGATCGACCCCGGCGTTTCCGCCAACCCGGCATTGCCCAATTCGAACAAAGTGACCTCCGCCGCACCGGGCACCATTACTGCCGGACTGACCGATATCAAAGGCGCCGCTTCCGCGATCCGTTTCGAGGTATTGTCGGCTGCCGATCCGGTGATGGTCAACGATGGACTTGATCATGACTATATGGGCTTCGACAGGTCGGCCTACAAAGACGGGATCAACATCACCGGCACCGGCGCGCAATTCCGGTTGCACGACCTGAAACCGAATGCCAGCTACGATATCTATTTCTTCCATTCCCGCAAACAGCGGAAAAACGGGCCTGAAACCCCATTCCGCGCAACCGCCAACGGCGAAAGCGGCCTCTCCGGCGAAAACGCCTGGAATGGACTGGATTACCTGGCCATCGCCAACGTGGTCCCCGATGCCAACGGGAAAATCGATCTGACCCTGCTGCCCACCAACGACACCGCCACGGTGAACGTGATGATGCTGAAAGAGAAACCAGGCCTCCAGCCCGGGACCAAAGCGAAATTCAACTTCTGTCGCACCCCGGTTAACCTCCCCGGCTGGACGGACGTAAACGGCGACCCCACCGCCAACGTCCAGGAATTCACGGACGCCGCCACCGGCTGGGCGGTGAATACCGTGAGCACCTCGGCATGGAAACGCTATTTCGAAATTTATGCGGTGGATAATGAAGGAATGCTGACCGGCACCTTCGGGGAATTCCCGGTGGATGTGGTGCGCAGCAACTTCATCAACTTCCAGTTGAAGTTTACGGGGAACAATTACAACCTGGAAGTGGGGCGCCCGGGAGGACAGGGTTTGCCTGCAGGAAATTACCGCATCAAGGTGATGTCGTCTGTCCGCAGCGAGATCAACAACCTGAACCGTGGCGAGTTGAATGTGAAGTTCGGCAACGGCGGCAATCAGCTGCAGTATATGTACCCCAAGGATAATGTGAACGTGTCGGTGGTTTTCACTGGTTACGTACAGGAAGGAGGAACGATCAAAATTGGTGTGCACAGTTACCTGAACTGGTCAGACTTCGCACTGATCAATGGTCTCATCGTGGAGAAAATCGATTAA
- a CDS encoding PKD domain-containing protein, whose protein sequence is MKKIILFIAWFFIHLGAYAQHIYQIRADSVRIFNICDTAELIIENRTQNIRGFLYNKGGGRTEFRQLQLVAVGDSAIAIPGQDTLSLRAMLWSGVMKRGLVIAPDADYTIPNDVGVVILREVAAGRKIMLPPANTNMNREIVILDKTTGSNRWKVDGGYVPRSAKGVPPYDTVQNAVLVKGEKLILFSDGEKWYDLNVCGAGGNKSPYVNAGNDTALNQGTTSTTVKAIVTPGTSSSYTVDWEIVSKPAGSNPVISDTAALSPTITGLTGGSYVIKVTVTDANGLIAVDYITVTVLQPAQMFSSGGYNNNVYDTSTGRKTWMYLPAGYNPHKKEGYPLIIYLVGAGHSGTDINMLVNADAGLSRYLHQNAFPMESVVVTPQLTTGWWTTVEIKKAYDYATQHYNIDLDRVYITGFSSGGSGSCDAVAKYPELFAGYMPASSVENQLKYNGPAGKNVAGYFLHDLRDMYVDPNNSFTAVNSVNASSPKGYYPPIVKATRLEMHSGLWDRELYDKRIAPLDFEKDFLLLHNRNPLKTAANYVARAENSTDYIQVAIAAKLLDKLPASAEKSALRQRLDVKLATLTATQRFFVVDLAHPANAPAANTTQITSAAPGTIKHGLTDVTGSNYPISFEVTASAATQPLNDGLENDYLGFQHTVYKDGFEISGTGSTFVFANLSPHSRFNIRVFHARKAPPQAPKYDFSITANGVTQPSGENAWNTDQYAELGNIAADANGKITLQLTPLNGNAALVNAIMLIEKTAPQTTGLKAQFDFGITPSNIPGWTSVYGNPVQQVREFTDAQTGWMISTVSTANWKLFDNRYGSDTNGVRTGTFGEFPMEVVKSYFMHYWDKFNGTNYNLEIKRPHGQGLPAGTYRIKILGSIRKERVDLVDSDVNVRFGKGGNIFVKDYPTDNGNKAIILTGQVQEGETIKIGIHASQRSWPELAFINGLIVEKID, encoded by the coding sequence ATGAAAAAAATCATTCTGTTCATAGCCTGGTTCTTCATCCATCTCGGTGCGTATGCCCAGCATATATACCAGATCAGGGCGGATAGTGTGCGCATCTTTAACATTTGCGACACGGCGGAGCTGATCATAGAAAACCGCACGCAAAATATCAGGGGCTTCCTGTACAACAAAGGGGGCGGCCGCACGGAATTCCGGCAGCTGCAGCTGGTGGCGGTGGGAGATTCCGCCATCGCGATCCCCGGGCAGGATACGTTATCGCTCCGGGCCATGTTGTGGAGCGGGGTGATGAAGCGCGGCCTGGTCATAGCGCCCGATGCGGATTACACCATCCCGAACGATGTCGGGGTCGTGATCCTGCGGGAAGTGGCGGCCGGCCGGAAAATTATGCTGCCTCCCGCCAATACCAACATGAACCGGGAAATCGTCATACTGGATAAAACCACCGGATCTAACCGCTGGAAGGTAGACGGAGGATATGTTCCTCGCAGCGCGAAAGGCGTTCCACCCTACGATACCGTGCAAAATGCGGTGCTCGTAAAAGGGGAAAAGCTGATCCTTTTTTCGGATGGGGAAAAGTGGTACGACCTGAATGTGTGCGGCGCCGGCGGCAATAAAAGTCCTTACGTGAACGCCGGCAACGATACCGCGCTCAACCAGGGTACTACCAGCACCACCGTGAAAGCGATCGTTACGCCCGGCACGAGCTCCAGCTATACGGTAGATTGGGAGATCGTGAGCAAGCCCGCGGGCTCGAACCCCGTTATTTCGGATACCGCGGCGCTGTCGCCGACGATCACCGGCCTCACGGGTGGCAGCTACGTGATAAAGGTGACCGTTACGGATGCGAATGGGCTGATTGCCGTGGATTACATCACCGTTACGGTATTGCAGCCGGCACAGATGTTCTCGTCTGGCGGATATAATAATAACGTATACGATACCTCCACCGGCCGTAAAACATGGATGTACCTGCCCGCCGGATACAATCCGCATAAGAAGGAAGGATATCCGCTCATCATTTACCTGGTGGGTGCGGGACATAGCGGAACGGACATCAATATGCTCGTGAATGCGGACGCCGGCCTTTCCCGCTACCTGCACCAAAACGCCTTCCCGATGGAATCGGTGGTGGTAACGCCGCAGCTGACTACCGGATGGTGGACGACCGTGGAAATCAAAAAAGCATACGATTACGCGACACAGCATTACAACATTGATCTTGACCGGGTGTATATTACCGGTTTCTCCTCCGGCGGCAGCGGGTCTTGCGATGCCGTGGCCAAGTACCCGGAGCTTTTCGCCGGATATATGCCCGCGTCTTCGGTGGAAAACCAGCTGAAATATAATGGCCCGGCGGGCAAGAACGTGGCTGGGTATTTCCTGCACGACCTGCGCGATATGTACGTGGACCCCAACAACAGTTTCACGGCCGTCAACAGCGTGAACGCCTCCAGCCCCAAAGGCTACTATCCGCCTATCGTGAAAGCGACCCGGCTGGAAATGCACTCCGGGCTGTGGGACCGCGAACTGTACGACAAACGCATCGCGCCGCTGGATTTCGAAAAAGATTTTCTTCTCCTGCATAACCGCAATCCGCTCAAAACGGCCGCTAACTATGTGGCAAGAGCGGAAAATTCCACCGATTACATCCAGGTGGCGATCGCCGCGAAGCTGCTGGACAAACTGCCCGCCAGTGCAGAGAAAAGCGCGCTCCGGCAAAGGCTGGACGTAAAGCTGGCCACATTGACGGCCACGCAGCGGTTCTTTGTGGTAGACCTGGCCCATCCGGCAAACGCGCCCGCCGCCAATACCACGCAAATTACAAGTGCGGCGCCCGGCACCATTAAACATGGCTTAACGGATGTGACCGGCAGTAACTACCCCATCAGCTTCGAAGTGACCGCTTCCGCTGCCACGCAGCCGTTGAACGATGGTCTGGAGAATGATTACCTCGGCTTCCAGCATACCGTTTACAAAGACGGGTTCGAGATCAGCGGTACCGGGTCAACATTCGTGTTTGCCAATCTTTCCCCCCATTCCCGGTTCAATATCCGCGTTTTCCATGCCCGCAAAGCCCCGCCACAGGCACCCAAATATGATTTCAGCATTACCGCGAACGGGGTTACGCAGCCTTCCGGCGAAAACGCCTGGAATACCGACCAGTACGCTGAATTGGGAAATATCGCGGCAGACGCGAATGGGAAAATCACCCTGCAGCTCACACCCCTGAACGGCAACGCCGCCCTGGTGAATGCGATCATGCTCATCGAGAAAACCGCGCCGCAAACCACCGGCCTGAAAGCCCAGTTCGATTTTGGCATCACGCCGTCCAACATTCCGGGCTGGACGTCCGTTTATGGCAACCCGGTGCAGCAGGTGCGCGAGTTCACCGATGCACAAACAGGTTGGATGATCAGCACCGTGAGCACCGCGAACTGGAAGCTTTTCGATAACAGGTACGGTTCCGACACCAATGGCGTGCGCACCGGTACGTTTGGCGAATTCCCGATGGAAGTGGTGAAAAGCTATTTCATGCATTATTGGGACAAGTTCAACGGCACCAATTACAACCTGGAAATCAAACGGCCCCACGGGCAGGGGCTCCCCGCGGGCACCTACCGCATCAAGATCCTGGGCTCGATCCGGAAGGAAAGGGTGGACCTGGTCGATAGCGATGTGAACGTGCGCTTCGGCAAAGGAGGAAACATTTTCGTGAAAGATTACCCGACCGATAATGGGAACAAAGCCATCATACTGACCGGACAAGTACAGGAAGGCGAGACCATCAAAATCGGGATACACGCTTCGCAAAGAAGTTGGCCGGAATTGGCTTTTATCAATGGTTTGATCGTAGAAAAAATTGATTGA
- a CDS encoding LuxR C-terminal-related transcriptional regulator: protein MKNTPSKYYLTAKKFWKTVVDIETDADPAALHQQIEIHKKLLNVFQAGNYFYFVFNMYSGETDLMSPSVTTMLGYEPEEMSISFLMDCIHPDDKPYFLNFEHKVVEFFKGLPFEKIHCYKVQYDFRIKAKDGRYVRLLHQAVQIDFDEQNFYRTLCLETDISHIKPEGMPCFSIIGLDGEPSYYNIQDAQVFTKSFDRFTKQERVILKGVVEGKSSKMLADELCISLNTVNVHRKNILRKAEVNTPLELVTKAIGEGWI, encoded by the coding sequence ATGAAAAACACGCCTTCGAAGTATTACCTGACGGCCAAAAAGTTCTGGAAAACGGTCGTAGACATAGAGACCGACGCCGATCCCGCCGCATTGCACCAGCAGATCGAAATCCATAAGAAACTCCTCAACGTGTTCCAGGCCGGGAACTATTTCTATTTTGTTTTTAATATGTATTCGGGGGAAACAGACCTCATGAGCCCCAGCGTTACCACCATGTTGGGGTACGAACCTGAAGAAATGTCGATTTCGTTCCTGATGGATTGCATCCACCCGGACGATAAACCCTATTTCCTCAATTTCGAGCACAAAGTCGTCGAATTCTTTAAAGGCCTTCCGTTCGAAAAAATCCATTGCTACAAAGTGCAGTACGATTTCCGGATCAAGGCCAAAGACGGGCGGTACGTTCGCCTGCTGCACCAGGCCGTTCAAATCGATTTCGACGAACAGAATTTCTACCGGACGCTTTGCCTGGAAACAGACATCTCCCACATCAAGCCCGAAGGCATGCCCTGCTTCTCCATCATCGGTCTCGATGGCGAACCCTCTTACTACAATATCCAGGACGCTCAGGTGTTCACCAAGTCGTTTGACCGGTTCACCAAACAGGAACGGGTCATTCTCAAAGGGGTCGTGGAAGGGAAATCCAGCAAAATGCTCGCAGACGAGCTTTGCATCAGCCTCAACACCGTCAACGTTCACCGGAAAAACATCCTTCGGAAAGCGGAAGTCAACACGCCGCTGGAACTGGTTACCAAAGCCATCGGCGAGGGTTGGATTTGA
- a CDS encoding DoxX family protein, protein MKNSILSTQPLSTDLAALLLRLIVGGLFIYHGYGKLANYETMLQMFTDIIGIGVKPTVILVIFAEFFCGIFVVLGLFTRLSIIPIFITMIVAFFIAHAKDPFQNKELAFAYLLLSIVIFVLGSGRFSLDAAFRKK, encoded by the coding sequence ATGAAAAACAGTATCCTCAGCACACAACCGCTCAGCACCGACCTTGCCGCGCTTTTATTGCGCCTTATCGTTGGTGGACTTTTCATCTATCACGGCTACGGCAAGCTGGCCAACTACGAAACCATGCTGCAGATGTTTACCGACATCATCGGCATCGGTGTGAAGCCCACAGTGATCCTGGTGATCTTCGCGGAGTTTTTCTGCGGGATTTTCGTGGTGCTCGGGCTCTTTACCCGCCTGTCGATCATCCCGATCTTCATTACCATGATCGTTGCATTTTTCATCGCGCACGCCAAAGATCCTTTCCAGAACAAGGAACTGGCTTTCGCCTACCTGCTCCTGAGCATCGTGATTTTCGTGCTCGGCAGCGGGCGCTTCTCGCTGGACGCAGCTTTCCGGAAAAAATAA
- a CDS encoding ABC transporter permease: MQYNQIRIACRNLWKDKSYSSLNIAGLALAVTVFLFILHYVRLEHSYENVHSKADGIYRITLDMYNGSEFVVTDCETYPVLGPRLLRDFPEVKSYARVEHVGNTEVGVGSEGHIVKRVFAADSQYFSMFDIEFVQGVKTRALTGPNEAVISASTAAQLFGGKDALGQVITIAHQPLTITGVFKDIPENTHLKFDMLLPFQRVTKTDPALDQWNNNNNYTYVELEKGASLEGFNQKLYRLSKERLRSEILVAAPIRDIHLHSTRSYEPEPPGSIDTVNFMLVIGILILLIGAINYVNLSTARASERWKEAGIRKVMGASRGALIRQFLLESMIINLAAFLLALVMIVVLTPVYLQLVDKPMNLSVICAPGFWWLCGILFAVNCLLSGLQPAFMMSAVKPVSVLARTTGRGGVKGGALRKVLVVAQFTVAVVVISFILIIHRQLRFMREQDKGVNLEQVLVVKDLPDGTGDSLRQSRQLAMRESLLQLPGVKEVARSYSLPGSDVNDVNTTNNVHREGAPQNGYNFYNYPIDPHFVPLMGIEVVAGRNFYETGGSDRDVLLNEEAVRVLGFASAEKAIGGRISYLGGTQVVGVLKDFAQRSVKDAAVPMILSSHAQFSQYISVRLQTDKAAETIAAVEKIWRVHQPGRAFDYFFLDQQYNQQFRADQRFGSIVAVFTAFTIFITCLGLLGLTAHSIARRTREIGIRKVLGASAAEIVRLFAKDYVKLAAMAMLVGLPLAAWLGHRWLQDFALRAQMPWWIYTLAGSSILVVALVTVGLQSVRAALVNPVKSLGE; encoded by the coding sequence ATGCAGTATAACCAGATCAGGATCGCCTGCAGGAACCTCTGGAAAGATAAATCCTATAGCAGTCTCAACATCGCCGGGCTTGCGCTGGCCGTTACCGTATTCCTGTTTATCCTTCATTATGTAAGGCTGGAGCACAGCTATGAAAACGTCCATTCGAAAGCCGACGGAATTTACCGCATCACGCTCGATATGTACAATGGATCGGAATTCGTGGTGACGGATTGCGAAACCTACCCCGTGCTGGGCCCCCGGCTCCTGCGCGATTTCCCTGAAGTGAAAAGTTATGCGCGCGTGGAGCATGTCGGCAATACCGAAGTGGGCGTGGGCAGCGAAGGGCATATCGTGAAAAGGGTGTTTGCGGCGGATTCGCAGTATTTTTCCATGTTCGACATCGAATTCGTTCAGGGCGTGAAGACACGCGCGTTGACGGGGCCGAACGAGGCCGTGATCAGCGCTTCTACCGCAGCGCAGCTTTTTGGAGGGAAAGACGCCCTGGGCCAGGTGATCACCATCGCTCACCAACCGCTCACCATCACCGGGGTTTTTAAAGACATCCCCGAAAACACCCACCTCAAATTCGATATGCTGCTGCCTTTCCAGCGCGTCACCAAAACCGATCCGGCGCTGGACCAGTGGAACAACAATAATAACTATACGTATGTGGAATTGGAGAAAGGCGCATCGCTGGAGGGTTTCAATCAAAAGCTGTACCGCCTGTCGAAAGAGCGGCTGCGCAGCGAAATCCTCGTTGCCGCCCCGATCCGCGACATCCACCTTCATTCCACCCGCAGCTACGAGCCCGAACCGCCGGGCAGCATCGATACCGTGAATTTCATGCTGGTCATCGGTATCCTGATCCTGCTGATTGGCGCCATCAACTACGTCAACCTTTCTACCGCCCGCGCGTCCGAACGCTGGAAGGAAGCGGGCATACGGAAAGTGATGGGTGCCTCGCGGGGCGCGCTCATCCGCCAGTTCCTCCTGGAATCCATGATCATCAATCTCGCGGCGTTTCTACTGGCGTTGGTCATGATCGTGGTATTAACACCGGTATATCTCCAACTGGTCGATAAGCCCATGAACCTGTCGGTCATCTGCGCACCGGGTTTCTGGTGGCTTTGCGGCATCCTGTTCGCCGTCAATTGCCTCCTTTCCGGTTTGCAACCCGCTTTCATGATGTCTGCCGTAAAGCCGGTTTCGGTATTGGCGAGAACGACGGGGCGCGGCGGCGTGAAGGGCGGCGCTTTGCGGAAAGTATTGGTGGTGGCGCAGTTTACGGTGGCGGTGGTCGTAATTTCTTTTATCCTGATCATCCATCGGCAGTTGCGTTTCATGCGGGAACAAGATAAAGGCGTGAACCTGGAACAGGTGCTCGTGGTCAAAGATCTGCCCGACGGTACGGGCGACTCCCTTCGCCAGAGCCGCCAGCTGGCCATGCGGGAATCGCTGCTGCAATTGCCCGGCGTGAAAGAAGTAGCGCGTTCCTATTCGCTCCCAGGCTCGGATGTGAACGATGTTAATACCACGAATAACGTCCACCGCGAAGGCGCGCCCCAGAACGGGTACAACTTTTACAACTATCCGATAGACCCGCATTTCGTGCCGCTGATGGGCATTGAGGTGGTTGCGGGAAGGAACTTTTACGAAACCGGCGGTAGCGACCGCGACGTTTTGCTCAACGAAGAAGCCGTTCGGGTGTTGGGTTTCGCGTCTGCGGAAAAAGCGATCGGCGGGAGAATTTCCTATCTCGGCGGAACGCAGGTGGTAGGCGTGTTGAAGGATTTCGCGCAGCGATCGGTGAAAGACGCCGCCGTTCCCATGATCCTTTCCAGTCATGCGCAGTTCTCGCAGTACATTTCCGTACGGTTGCAGACGGATAAAGCCGCCGAAACCATCGCGGCGGTGGAGAAGATCTGGCGAGTGCATCAACCCGGCCGGGCGTTCGATTACTTTTTCCTCGATCAGCAATACAACCAGCAATTCCGTGCCGACCAACGTTTCGGATCGATTGTGGCCGTTTTCACGGCATTCACCATTTTCATCACCTGTCTCGGCTTGCTGGGGCTCACGGCGCACAGCATCGCGCGGCGCACGCGGGAGATCGGGATTCGCAAGGTATTGGGGGCAAGTGCCGCCGAAATCGTACGCCTCTTCGCAAAAGATTATGTAAAACTCGCGGCCATGGCCATGCTGGTAGGTTTGCCCCTGGCCGCCTGGCTGGGGCACCGCTGGCTGCAGGATTTCGCGCTGCGGGCACAAATGCCCTGGTGGATTTACACGCTCGCCGGAAGCTCGATCCTGGTGGTAGCCCTCGTAACGGTAGGCCTCCAATCCGTTCGGGCCGCGCTCGTGAACCCGGTAAAAAGTTTGGGGGAATAA
- a CDS encoding carboxypeptidase-like regulatory domain-containing protein, with the protein MRTKPLLLILPLLSFALRTLAQNPSPVNGMVKDSTGRPIAAASVTIVTASGAGVHFTKTDANGAFDCKFPSPGDGLSLKVTALGYRPFIQTISSGRSPFLVTLSPLPTALAEVTVKSKTGIQASGDTLNYRVAAFKDKNDRVIGDLIARLPGIEVDEKGTISYNGKRISNVYIDGENLLNGRYGIATNNVPVDAVEQVQVLERDQPVKVLSGYVPADNVSLNLRLSAKARATTINTGEAGAGNYVYLLSFSNLILQQRVKSINYVKSNNAGSNLQRETADLGVSSANGATPPPQPHAYLSMTGENLPAVDEKYYLRNTDHAVNANALFKLPAEWALRLNLTALDLKRRYDFSQSVQYFLPQGDTIGYHESQFNTDRHREWQVQAQFEKNSTGAFVKSSTKLNIPSVTERGDAWQNGRFMQQRLPVRQQGAGNETQIVKALGGRHLLQYNSVLQYDHVEENLYILPGLHENLVNDSVGFLQLGQRVRTEQIYVHQSAAFRIKWGRLVWSFSAGEIMKGTISAPASR; encoded by the coding sequence TTGCGCACGAAACCGCTGTTGTTGATATTGCCCTTACTTTCTTTCGCGCTGCGAACCCTGGCGCAAAACCCCTCCCCGGTGAACGGCATGGTGAAAGACAGTACGGGCCGGCCTATTGCGGCAGCTTCCGTGACGATCGTCACCGCATCCGGCGCCGGCGTCCATTTTACGAAAACAGATGCCAACGGCGCTTTCGACTGTAAATTCCCTTCCCCGGGCGACGGACTGTCGCTCAAGGTGACCGCTCTGGGCTACCGGCCTTTCATCCAAACCATTTCCAGCGGCAGGTCACCATTCCTCGTTACCCTTTCCCCACTGCCTACCGCGCTGGCGGAGGTTACCGTAAAATCAAAAACCGGCATCCAGGCTTCCGGCGATACGCTGAATTATCGTGTCGCCGCTTTCAAAGACAAGAACGACCGGGTGATCGGCGACCTGATCGCCCGGCTGCCCGGGATCGAAGTAGACGAAAAGGGTACGATCAGCTACAACGGTAAACGCATTTCAAATGTTTATATCGACGGAGAAAACCTCCTCAACGGGCGCTACGGCATCGCTACGAACAACGTGCCGGTAGACGCGGTGGAACAGGTGCAAGTACTGGAACGCGATCAACCCGTGAAAGTCCTGAGCGGATACGTTCCGGCAGACAATGTTTCCCTCAACCTCCGCCTGTCTGCCAAAGCCCGCGCCACCACGATCAATACCGGCGAAGCGGGCGCCGGGAACTACGTATACCTCCTTTCCTTCAGCAATCTGATCCTGCAGCAACGCGTCAAGAGCATTAACTATGTGAAATCCAACAACGCGGGCAGCAACCTGCAACGGGAAACCGCCGACCTCGGGGTTTCTTCCGCCAACGGCGCCACGCCGCCCCCGCAGCCCCACGCCTATCTTTCCATGACCGGCGAAAACCTGCCGGCCGTAGACGAGAAATATTATCTCCGCAACACCGACCACGCCGTCAACGCCAACGCATTGTTCAAACTCCCCGCAGAATGGGCGCTCCGGCTAAACCTCACCGCCCTCGACCTGAAGCGCAGGTACGATTTTTCGCAGTCGGTACAGTATTTTCTGCCGCAGGGAGACACCATCGGCTACCACGAATCCCAGTTCAACACAGACCGCCACCGCGAATGGCAGGTGCAGGCGCAATTCGAGAAAAACAGTACAGGCGCTTTCGTGAAATCTTCCACCAAGTTGAATATCCCCAGCGTCACCGAACGGGGAGATGCCTGGCAGAACGGCCGGTTCATGCAGCAGCGCCTGCCCGTCCGCCAGCAAGGCGCGGGCAACGAAACACAGATCGTGAAAGCCCTCGGCGGCAGGCATTTGCTGCAATACAATTCGGTTTTGCAATATGATCATGTGGAAGAAAACCTTTACATCCTCCCGGGGCTTCATGAAAACCTCGTTAACGACAGCGTGGGCTTTCTGCAACTCGGCCAACGCGTGCGAACGGAACAGATTTACGTGCATCAGTCCGCCGCGTTCAGGATCAAGTGGGGGCGGTTGGTGTGGTCGTTTTCCGCGGGGGAAATTATGAAAGGAACCATCTCCGCTCCGGCCTCCAGGTGA